One Euphorbia lathyris chromosome 1, ddEupLath1.1, whole genome shotgun sequence DNA segment encodes these proteins:
- the LOC136235939 gene encoding protein kinase PINOID, with translation MIECGHRDSSDGDLSFKTTNSSNSSMSSESCSSYSRLSFELLASRSSPENFTLKPHRSSDFAYSAIRRKTGLTFRDFQLIRRIGAGDIGTVYLCRLNRKYKDDEEEEEEERSCFYAMKVVDKEAVAVKKKVHRAEMERKILKMLDHPFLPSLYAEFEASHFSCIVMEYCSGGDLHSLRNKQPHKRFSLNSARFYAAEVLVALEYLHMLGIIYRDLKPENVLVRSDGHIMLSDFDLSLCSHAIPAVESPSLSPDSTSPSTIPYTRSHSTKTFSCLLNRLFRSKKIRTLSPNRLFVAEPVAARSCSFVGTHEYVAPEVASGGSHGNAVDWWALGIFIYELIYGRTPFAASSNEHTLRNIVKKPLSFPTQSPSSSLDQHARDLISGLLNKDPNNRLGSKRGAAEVKTHPFFKGLNFALIRTVPPPRQRTSTYYQGKPKSTAFDYF, from the exons ATGATAGAGTGCGGCCACCGTGATTCCTCCGACGGTGATCTAAGTTTCAAAACTACTAATTCATCTAACAGTTCAATGAGTAGTGAGAGCTGTAGCAGTTACAGCCGTCTTTCTTTCGAGCTTCTGGCATCGAGATCTTCACCTGAAAATTTCACTCTGAAACCTCACCGGTCTTCTGACTTCGCTTACTCGGCTATCCGTCGGAAAACTGGTCTTACTTTCCGCGACTTCCAGCTCATTCGTCGCATAGGCGCCGGAGACATTGGTACCGTTTATCTGTGTCGTCTGAACAGAAAATACAAGGAcgatgaggaggaggaggaggaggagcgaTCGTGCTTTTATGCGATGAAAGTGGTGGATAAGGAGGCGGTAGCGGTGAAAAAGAAAGTGCACAGGGCGGAGATGGAGAGGAAGATCTTGAAAATGTTAGACCATCCGTTTTTGCCTAGTTTGTACGCGGAGTTTGAGGCATCCCATTTCTCATGCATTGTAATGGAGTACTGTTCCGGTGGTGACTTACACTCTTTGAGGAATAAGCAGCCTCATAAACGTTTCTCTCTTAACTCCGCAAG ATTTTATGCAGCCGAGGTTCTTGTAGCTTTAGAATACCTTCACATGCTGGGAATCATCTACAGAGACCTAAAGCCTGAAAACGTTTTAGTCAGATCAGATGGTCACATCATGCTCTCGGATTTTGACCTTTCATTGTGTTCTCATGCAATCCCAGCCGTTGAATCTCCCTCATTATCTCCCGATTCTACTTCCCCATCTACAATTCCCTATACTCGATCGCACTCCACTAAGACTTTCTCATGCCTCCTCAACCGCCTCTTCCGCTCCAAGAAAATCCGAACCTTGAGCCCCAACCGGTTATTTGTCGCCGAGCCAGTCGCTGCCAGGTCATGCTCTTTCGTCGGGACCCACGAATACGTGGCACCAGAAGTAGCTTCCGGTGGGTCACACGGTAACGCCGTTGACTGGTGGGCCCTTGGCATTTTCATCTACGAACTCATTTATGGACGTACGCCCTTTGCAGCTTCATCCAATGAACATACGCTGCGTAACATAGTGAAGAAGCCATTAAGTTTCCCTACGCAATCGCCTTCGTCTTCGCTTGACCAACACGCGCGAGACTTGATATCCGGGTTATTGAACAAAGATCCGAACAACAGACTCGGGTCAAAACGCGGAGCGGCAGAAGTGAAAACCCACCCATTTTTTAAAGGGCTCAATTTCGCCCTTATAAGGACGGTGCCACCACCAAGGCAGAGAACATCAACGTATTATCAGGGGAAGCCCAAATCAACGGCTTTTGATTACTTTTAA